In Osmerus mordax isolate fOsmMor3 chromosome 27, fOsmMor3.pri, whole genome shotgun sequence, the sequence ttgcacagtactgtacatggcCATTCACCAGGATTCGGGGAATGATTAACTGCAAGACATTACATACTTTTTAACAAAACAATTTTCAACTCTTTTTCATCTTTTAAGAAACTCTGGCTCCCCACGTGGTGCTGTCTTTGAAAATATTTTAACCTGAGGGTAAACTGTAATTCTCAGATAAACAACAGCTCTTGAAGATTAAACCATTACGTGACTGTCAGCTCTCCGTCATTTTCAAGAGTCATTTTCAGACTAACTCCCTGTGTTAGGTGGTCAGCACCTCACTTTTCATCACTCATTTTCAGCGCTTACACATTACTGCTACCTGACTGGATAAAGTCATCGGATTAGGTAGGGGTAGGGGTAGGGCTTGGTTGGGGCTTTTTGATGTTCATGTCCCCGTagtatcagtcagtcagtcaatcactCAGCCAGCCACCAGGATGAGTTCCCTTCAGGAGGTGACATCCAGGATGGGGGTGACCAGAGTGTCACCCCAGGAGGCTCTGCAGAAGTGGGCCACACAGAAGGTAAATCATTCAGACACACAACTGGCTGTAGTCTAATGATTGTTTCAGTGATTAAAAGTACAGATATTGTTTGAATTCAACATCGTTAATCAGTGAAAACGAACCGCTCACTTTCGAGTGGTGATTGACATTTATGTTGAGGTTTTCTAATGTtgaacatacaaacaaacatgtgGTCCACCTGCCTAAGTCTGTACTTTCTGCAGGTAGAACGAAAACCATTCCAAAAAGTGATCGATGTCAGCTCGGAGGACTCCCATAAGGCAGGGATGAAACCTTTCTCTTTTGTTCGACAGGTAGAGTATCATTCTGTCGGTCTCTCCATCCATTCGTCTGTTTGTCTAGCTATTTGTCCatctctcatctttctctccatctctcaaacTCTAGATGGGATGCGTGTGCATTCGAGAgaactactgtgtgtgtctgtgctgtattacatgtgtatgtgctgtgtgtattaCATGTGTATGGACTGTGTGTCATGACCCAGGTCTTGGCTGGGTGTCTGTACCCAGAGCTCCTGCATGGCGACAGTCTTCCTCAAGACGCCAGGAAAAGAGTCTGGGACTTGCTGCGGGGCTGTGATGGAGGCAGCGTGGGTGAGTTGAAAGACTCATTGTTGAAACACCCTGAAACACTCATCCCAGCCCCTTGCGTCACCCTCCAACCAATCTCTCCCTGTTAATGTAAAGTCCAGGGACAGACCTTTGATTCTTTGCGCCCGAAGCGATGGGGAAGGCTGTACTTTAAAGCGGATGGGTTTCCATGACATGCAATCTTTGCACATCCCATAAGCTTTGTATCAACATGATTCGTGAAATAATTGTGAAAGAGAAAGTTTGACGCTCCGCTCCTACACAATTCAGACCCTTCCCGTCAGACTTCAGATTTATTCTGATTTGTGAAATCGCCAGGAAGAATGCTGACAGCACGAGCAGTGAACCACACTTCACGGCTGCAGAACATTCCGTATGTCCCGAAAATATTAGTTTTCAATCTGTCTTCTTCGTTGGCAGGTTCTTACTCCGACTCCGCCGGCCTACTTCACGTCCAGCGCAGCGTCGCAGAGTTCATCACCCGTCGAGATGCTGGCGTGCCTTCACACTCCCAGAACATCTTCATCTCTGCTGGCTCTCAGCATGCACTGACGGTGAGACCAAGCAGAGATGTATCTCAGTGAAAGCCCAACGCCTTAACACAGTTACACGTGCAGACATTTAGACTCATTTTGCTCATGAGAACCTTGAAGAAACAGCTCATCATCCGTCCATTCATCCGCTCGGCAGGTGGTGCTCAAGCTTCtggccaggggggagggggtgtcccAGACAGGTGTTTTagccccccagccctggccccacACTCTTCCCATGGTGCTGGATGTGGCGGGGGTCTGCCTGGTGCCCTACCCCCTCCATGAAGAACAGGGCTGGGCCCTGGAGGTGGATCAGCTTCACTGTGTACTCCAACATACTAGGGGGCGCTGTCACCCCAGAGCAATTTACATCAGCAACCCAGGCAATCCCACAGGTAGGCTACTGTGATATTCTAAATCCATGTCAATTTGTTTTCATATGATGATGAGGCTGTCTATGACTCTATCTACTGTATTTCCTGTTGACCTACATTGTCCAGTTATTTGCTTTAATACTGTAGGTCATGTGCAGAGCAGACAATCAATAGAGGAAGTGATTAAATTTGCTGCTGAAGAAAAACTTTTCCTATTGGTTGACGAGGTAAATGACAATTTCCGAATTGACCCAAATGCACCATTTGGAGCCAGCTTGCATTACTTGCAGTACAAGTTTGCTTTGTGTTCCTTCGCAGTGTCACTGTGTCACACAGTCATGCATGACTCATCACCCCAGTCCCATGCCCCTCTGGACGTTCAAcccccctgactcccccacACCCTTTCTTTCTCAACCCCgccgcccccacccctctgtcctctctatgCCCTATAGGTGTACCAGGACAGTGTGTATGGGAAGGGCAGAGATTTTGTGTCCTATAAGAGGGTTCTGTTTGAGATGGGCAGACAGTACTCCAAGACGGTCCAGATGGCCTCCTTCCACTCCTTGTCCAAAAGTCTCCTGGGAGAGTGAGTTGGCCGGCATGCAGTAACCCAtttgtaggccagacattaaaCAGTGTCCAGTGTTTGGACTCTGGGAAATGATTAACTAATGGTGATAATATTTTCAAACAGTTCCTTTCAATGGAATACATAAACGTCTCCACATAAACTCAACCACAATCAATCTGGTAATCCAGGGAAGAACAACTTTAGAATCTGATGTAATCATATGTATTGTTGTGTTTgagtcaggtgtcaggtggctgagcggttagagaatcgggctagtaatcagaaggtcgctggttcgattcccagcaaaatgacgttgtgtccttgggcaaggcacttcaccctccttgcctcgggggaatgtccctgtacttactgcaagtcgctctggataagagtgtctgctaaatgtaaatgtaatgtctgtgtggtttctccctgtgtgtaggtgtggactGCGGGCAGGCTACATGGAGCTGGTTAACGTGGACCCAGATGTGATGCTGTTTGCTGAGACACTATTCTGTTGTAACATCTGCGCCCCGGTTACAGGACAGCTGGCTCTGGAGGTTATGGTCCACCCCCCTGAGCCTGGCGAGCTCTCCTACGGCACGTACAAACAGGTGACGTTGTCACATGCTTGGCAGTTACACCACAAGAAAACATCAATATGAAAGTgtcaaattgacttgaaactgaACTGAACTTGAGTAACACAACTTTGGCTTGT encodes:
- the LOC136936568 gene encoding alanine aminotransferase 1-like, whose amino-acid sequence is MNLILALSITFTLVSTAPSEKPNGLHCFTCKSENDTVCDQKVMECVGSEDRCFQTQVSVSQSITQPATRMSSLQEVTSRMGVTRVSPQEALQKWATQKVERKPFQKVIDVSSEDSHKAGMKPFSFVRQVLAGCLYPELLHGDSLPQDARKRVWDLLRGCDGGSVGSYSDSAGLLHVQRSVAEFITRRDAGVPSHSQNIFISAGSQHALTVVLKLLARGEGVSQTGVLAPQPWPHTLPMVLDVAGVCLVPYPLHEEQGWALEVDQLHCVLQHTRGRCHPRAIYISNPGNPTGHVQSRQSIEEVIKFAAEEKLFLLVDEVYQDSVYGKGRDFVSYKRVLFEMGRQYSKTVQMASFHSLSKSLLGECGLRAGYMELVNVDPDVMLFAETLFCCNICAPVTGQLALEVMVHPPEPGELSYGTYKQEVLSNLNTLAQNAQRAWECLIGLPGVSCQPVMGGVSLYPKLSPPPALMAQAKALQVEVDVLYSHLLLEEEGVCVGAGSQHGQREGSYHLRLCILTRPDTLEEVLSRLTSFHLRLLDQDSQHALGCGSTTIE